Below is a genomic region from Brassica rapa cultivar Chiifu-401-42 chromosome A08, CAAS_Brap_v3.01, whole genome shotgun sequence.
ATACCTTCTGTCCCTCTCTCTTACATCTTCCCTATCATCTCTTCTACCATCGTACTTACTAGCTGCCTTGTCCTCCGTGTCACCTTCATCTCTATCTCTTCTTTTGCCTTCACCATAGACACGACCACTTCTCCCTTCATCTTTGTCTCGTCTTTTGCCTTCATCATAGCCACCAGGACTTCTCCCTTCATCTCTGTCTTGTCTTTTTCCTTCACCATAGCCATGAGGACTTCTCCTTCGAATCTTGTCCTTGTCGTGACTCTTCTCCCTCTTGGGCCTTTCAGCTATATCTCCCTCAAACACCATATCATAGCCTTCACCTCCTCCGTGCTGTCTGTTTTGATCTTTTACGATGAACTTTGAAGCCTGATTACCACCACCCACACAGTCCTTGGCTACATGATCCGTCGACCCACATTTGAAACATCCGTTCCCTGTTACACCATTTTACCCATGTTAGTTTACATCATCAGCCTTCCATTTCTCTCATGAGTCTCAAATAAAGAGGTAGAAGAGAAGAACAGGACTTACCTTTACCCTTTTGTGAGTCTTTCTGCCGGAACTGTGACCAAAGTTTGGACACACTCTGACTGAAGTCCACATGTATTCTTCTATCATCTATCAGAGCATTGTCCATCTGTAAAGCAACAACAATCACTTAAGACCCCTCCAAAATAATTCCATTTCCATCTTCAGTTCCTAAGCTTGCTATAATTTACACTAGTGATCCACTCGAAATTTACCTTATTATATGCTTGTTCGCATGCCGCCTTCTCCTCAAACTCTATATAACAAACACAAAACTTCTCAGCACACACACATTTATACATATTGAGAAAAATCAAACAGTAACCATATAGCAGGACTCACCTATAAATGCGTAGCACAAACTGTCACCTGTTTTGAAGTCCCGGATTACATCAGCCCTGCCATATTCAGACATGAAGGAAGATAAATAACACAGCTACAGAACAGTTGATTTTTCAAAACGAATCAAGGAAATATCACTCACGATATGACAGTTCCAAAGCGTGAGAAAATGGTATGCAGATCCTCGTCCTGCATGAgacaaaggaagaaaaaaagaacaaattgtCACAAACAAAAAGAAGCATTTGCTATTGGCTAACTCTAATATATAAAGCACCTACCTCAGTCACAGGATTCAGTTTGCAGACAAACAGCACATTTTCAGGAGGCTTGACCTCGGCCTCTGGGATATCTCCTATCTGCAATAGCAATACAAGACCCATCAGGGATTAAACATGATTGGTATAACAACATCAATAGAGCTACAAGAGGAGACTTACGCTTTCAAGTACAACAGCACTAGAATGGGCAGCTTTCGCACGGATAATCTCCTCCAGTTCATGAGCACCAAGTTGTTCATCCATTGGAACCCAATCATCTTCAAGACGCACGTCAACTTCGACCTCTTCCTTGG
It encodes:
- the LOC103832541 gene encoding peptidyl-prolyl cis-trans isomerase CYP59; this translates as MSVLIVTSLGDIVIDLHSSKCPLTCKNFLKLCKIKYYNGCLFHTVQKDFTAQTGDPTGTGLGGDSIYKFLYGEQARFFGDEIHLDLKHSKTGTVAMASAGENLNASQFYFTLRDDLDYLDGKHTVFGEIAEGLDTLTRINEAYVDAKNRPYKNIRIKHTYILEDPFEDPTQLADMIPDASPEGKPKEEVEVDVRLEDDWVPMDEQLGAHELEEIIRAKAAHSSAVVLESIGDIPEAEVKPPENVLFVCKLNPVTEDEDLHTIFSRFGTVISADVIRDFKTGDSLCYAFIEFEEKAACEQAYNKMDNALIDDRRIHVDFSQSVSKLWSQFRQKDSQKGKGNGCFKCGSTDHVAKDCVGGGNQASKFIVKDQNRQHGGGEGYDMVFEGDIAERPKREKSHDKDKIRRRSPHGYGEGKRQDRDEGRSPGGYDEGKRRDKDEGRSGRVYGEGKRRDRDEGDTEDKAASKYDGRRDDREDVRERDRRYDDGVSREKKQRERNERESREDEERRRRRRHEEMRDDRWSDKGRRRERRDR